The following proteins are co-located in the Penaeus vannamei isolate JL-2024 chromosome 34, ASM4276789v1, whole genome shotgun sequence genome:
- the LOC138859219 gene encoding uncharacterized protein, with amino-acid sequence MVSGIRHPSYIKMESLGIRTHMKQDFRHKMIRNVVEAGGSQGLTVDAAASRKPNVDFTERVLELPRSYRPRALKGAFSCDLLHRSIGQQPKEVVSGLWRFSSMEPAYEGGYYSGFGQDGYSVGNCGPYYVEGGYNGSLGEPQMWPHGTTESVQGLHSASYDDHSYPYGQADGAEASLFRGSEALAFGADDYLEGAAVGGGLSPSPPLSVSGGGKQRKVKMYDWPKQDDPALEKRRQLAIKQKKKRDKDEREEIQMRLGLKKTEEEIKNLKMEMAMRGCNISMMQQTLASYDANASYGYPEDVWAAGSPAPL; translated from the exons ATGGTTTCAGGCATAAGACATCCATCTTATATCAAAATGGAGAGTCTTGGAATCCGCACTCACATGAAACAGGATTTCAGGCATAAAAT GATAAGGAACGTTGTTGAGGCCGGTGGTTCCCAAGGGCTTACTGTTGACGCGGCGGCGTCGAGGAAACCAAACGTCGACTTTACAGAAAGAGTGTTGGAGCTTCCTAGAAGCTATCGTCCCCGTGCGTTAAAAGGGGCCTTCTCCTGTGACTTGCTCCACAGGTCGATTGGACAGCAGCCGAAAGAAGTGGTATCTGGCCTGTGGCGTTTCTCAAGCATGGAGCCAGCTTACGAAGGAGGCTACTACAGTGGCTTTGGCCAGGACGGGTATTCTGTTGGTAACTGTGGTCCGTATTACGTGGAGGGCGGCTATAACGGGTCTCTGGGCGAGCCTCAGATGTGGCCTCATGGCACGACGGAGAGCGTACAGGGCCTCCATTCGGCCTCGTATGACGACCATTCGTATCCGTACGGACAGGCGGACGGTGCTGAGGCGAGTCTGTTCCGGGGTTCGGAGGCGCTTGCTTTTGGCGCAGACGACTACTTGGAAGGGGCGGCGGTCGGGGGCGGCCTCTCCCCCTCGCCGCCCCTGTCCGTCTCGGGCGGCGGCAAACAACGCAAAGTCAAGATGTACGACTGGCCGAAACAAGACGACCCCGCACTGGAGAAGCGCAGGCAGCTGGCgataaagcagaaaaagaagagagataaggatgagagggaggaaatacAGATGAGACTTGGTcttaagaaaacagaagaagagattaAGAACTTAAAGATGGAGATGGCTATGAGAGGATGCAACATATCCATGATGCAACAGACTCTGGCCTCATACGATGCCAACGCCAGCTATGGATACCCAG AGGACGTGTGGGCGGCGGGCTCCCCTGCCCCTCTGTAG
- the LOC113830404 gene encoding uncharacterized protein, with product MYDWPKQDDPALEKRRQLAIKQKKKRDKDEREEIQMRLGLKKTEEEIKNLKMEMAMRGCNVSMMQQTLASYDANASYGYPEDVWATGSPAPL from the exons ATGTACGACTGGCCGAAACAAGACGACCCCGCACTGGAGAAGCGCAGGCAGCTGGCgataaagcagaaaaagaagagagataaggatgagagggaggaaatacAGATGAGACTTGGTcttaagaaaacagaagaagagattaAGAACTTAAAGATGGAGATGGCTATGAGAGGATGCAACGTATCCATGATGCAACAGACTCTGGCCTCATACGATGCCAACGCCAGCTATGGATACCCAG AGGACGTGTGGGCGACGGGCTCCCCTGCCCCTCTGTAG
- the LOC113830405 gene encoding uncharacterized protein, with protein MEPAYEGGYYSGFGQDGYSVGNCGPYYVESGYNGSPGEPQMWPHGTTESVQGLHSASYDDHSYPYGQADVAEASLFRGSEALAFGADDYLEGAAVGGGLSPSPPLSVSGGGRQRKVKMYDWPKQDDPALEKRRQLAIKQKKKRDKDEREEIQMRLGLKKTEEEIKNLKMEMAMRGCNVSMMQQTLASYDANASYGYPEDVWAAGSPAPL; from the exons ATGGAGCCAGCTTACGAAGGAGGTTACTACAGTGGCTTTGGCCAGGACGGGTATTCTGTTGGTAACTGTGGTCCGTATTACGTGGAGAGCGGCTATAACGGATCTCCGGGCGAGCCTCAGATGTGGCCTCATGGCACGACGGAGAGCGTACAGGGCCTCCATTCGGCCTCGTATGACGACCATTCGTATCCGTACGGACAGGCGGACGTTGCTGAGGCGAGTCTGTTCCGGGGTTCGGAGGCGCTTGCTTTTGGCGCAGACGACTACTTGGAAGGGGCGGCGGTCGGGGGCGGCCTCTCCCCCTCGCCGCCCCTGTCCGTCTCGGGCGGCGGCAGACAACGCAAAGTCAAGATGTACGACTGGCCGAAACAAGACGACCCCGCACTGGAGAAGCGCAGACAGCTGGCgataaagcagaaaaagaagagagataaggatgagagggaggaaatacAGATGAGACTTGGTcttaagaaaacagaagaagagattaAGAACTTAAAGATGGAGATGGCTATGAGAGGATGCAACGTATCCATGATGCAACAGACTCTGGCCTCATACGATGCCAACGCCAGCTATGGATACCCAG AGGACGTGTGGGCGGCGGGCTCCCCTGCCCCTCTGTAG